The Chelonoidis abingdonii isolate Lonesome George chromosome 11, CheloAbing_2.0, whole genome shotgun sequence genomic interval agatcaAGCGCCCGTTATCAGATGTTTGTTCCCTGCGTAGATACGATCGGGATCCAATCACCCTTCAGCCGTTTCTTTGTTCAGCTCAATAGCTGGAGCTCCGGGAGTCTCTCACACCAAGGCAGCGTTTCTAATCTCTGAATCATTCTCAAGGCACTTCTCTGACGCCTCCCTGACTGAGCAACGTCCTTCTAGAGTTCTGgccaccagaacaggacacaggatcccagcagcagtggcaccCGAGTCAAATCCAGAGGGGAAAATCCTCTCTGTGTTCCACCTGCTGATCCCCATTTACACATCCCAGGATGGCCTTCACTCTTTTGGCCCCAGCGTTGCACCAGGAGCCCCCATTCAGCCAACTGTCCCCCATGACCTCCAAATCTTTGTTCAAGCCAGAGTTCTCCTCCCATCCTGCACACATTGCCTGTGTGTTTTGTTCCTGGAGGGATGTATTTGCATTTAGTCATATTAAaccacatattgtttgcttgcgccgAGCTAGCAGGCCTGTGTAAAACCTGATGGGTTTTTTGAAGGCTGCAGCTGATCTATTCCAAAATTTCCAGGTGGATTTTGGGCAGATGCCAATGGATTGTGGTGGGTGGGTAGGAATcagaaaaagggaaggaggggaaatgggacACACAAAGGCTAAAACTCACATGACATATCGGCTGTCTCCTTTGGCGTACTCCTTCCCTGGAGGTGAAAACAAGGAGATTCAGATGAAACAGTTGCTCGTCGGTCAAAAAGAACAAATGGAATTAATCATTTTATGGAACCGGAGAGAGGAACGTGGGGAGGTTTTGAAACAAGGGAGGAAATATTCTAATACCCAGTAGATTTTCACAAAGTTTTTGGGCTGGGAATTTCCATAgtttcctccccctgctcccagctagGAGCAGTGGAACTTCTGGAGCTGTTTCTACAAGGATCCATAGTTCTTCCCGGCATCCAATTTCATGGGGTCCCGTCCCTTCTCTCGGGAAGGGGATTTCCCCGGAGGGCAGGTAACCTGTCTAGCAGATTTCCTTTCCTCACATTACACTGGCAAACAGCTCCTGTCAGGGCTCCCCTcagctgggctagaacccaggagtccagacacccagcctctcctgctctaaccactagaccccactcccctcacagagccagggaaagaacccaggagtcctggctccagtgcGTCTGCTCTAACaactagactccactcccctctcagaaGTAGGGAaggaacccaagagtcctggctccgagcccccccccccccagtctaaTCCACCAGACTCCATCCCCCAGCCAACGAACCCAGGAGTCTCAGCTCCCAGCACCTTTCctctacccactagaccccacaaccctcccagagccagggaaagaacccaggtgtcctggctcccagccgcccgctctaacccaccagactccagcccccacccaaagaacccaggagtcctggttcccaggccTTACACAGCTGGGAGAGAAAGGACTGGTCCCCTGGTATATCCGTGTAGTAGAGGCTGAACCAGCCCTCAATCACGCCATGGATGAAGCCGCAGAGGGCGAACCAGCAGAGGGCCAGGCGTCGCCCGGGCCTCATGGgcgcccccacccacccccgccaGCCGGCAGCCCGCCAGGTGAGCGCCAGCAGGGCCGCCGAGACGGAGAAGAGGAAAGCCAGGCTGTGCCAGGTGGGGCGGTCATTGGGGACGTAACGCCCGATCTCCAGGTCCCGGGGCCAGTAAGGGTGGGGGGCGGTGAGGGGCTCAGCCTCCAGCCCCATGGCAGGCAAGACAGGGACTCCCGCTGCAAAGGAAAAGAGAGATGGTGTCAGCAAGGGGATCCGgggactgtcccctctggggggggTGCAGATCCacccccagctgggctgggcGCGGGACCCCCGGGGGTGTACGTCACTgcgtgcagccccccccccgcccagcagcCTCTCACCCGCTCAGCTCCTCCCGTCCCAGACCCGACGCCGCTGCCCTCTGCCCGCAGACTGAAGCCAGCGCCCGCCCGGCCGGCCCCCTCCATCGCTAAGCCCCGCCCCCGCGACCAATGAGCGGGCTCCTTGGCCGCCGCCTCAGCTCCATCCGCCCGCCCGTTGGTCCGCTGGCCTTTTTTTCGCGGCCAATGGGAGGCCAAGTCGCTGGTGGGCGGGGCCGCGAAGGGCCCTCCCGAGCTGCGGATTGGCCCAGGAGCCGGCTGAGGCGAtgtgggctcagcagggggcggggaggctgGGGTAGTCATGGAAACAGGTGTCGTCAGAGCGGGAGATttaaaggaaggagggaaggggccGTGTTTGGGAGGGGCCTGAGCCGAGAGGGAGGAGCCtgagtccagggggaggggactgAGCCGAGAGGGAAGGGTGGGGCTAATATctaggaggaggagatggtgtcCAGCAGGGGGAGGAGCTCATATCCAAGGGGCGGGGTCTGTGCCCAGGTGAAGGGTCCAGTGTCTAGCGGGgtggggcctgtgcccagggggtGCTCATCAGGGGAGGAGCCTGTGGCTGGAGGGTGGGGCTTATCTTCAAAGGCAAGGGTGACGCCCCCTCACAGGTGTCCTGGGTCCTTGGGAGGGGCTTATACTCAGTGTGGGGGAGGAGCTTCGCCTCAGGGGTGGGGCCTTAATCCAGTTGGTAGAGGGATTGCCGCTATTCCCCAGCAACCctgccccagagatggctgcatctcagcaccggacAAGCCAGCCCTGTGCTGTGTTATGCGTAGCtgttccctggctgcccctcaGAGCCAGGTGAGCCCTCCCCATTCAGCGTTATATGCAGCTGTTCCCCGGCtgtctcaccccagaggtggctgcatctcagagcCAGGTGAGCCCTCCCCATGCGGCGTTATatgcagctgttccccagctgccccaaaccttgtttaatgCTAGCTAAGGTCAGATCAGTGCAAAGCACAAGGGGCAGGTCTCCTGGGTTCCCTGCCACCTTTTGCAGGGCGGGCCCTCCTTTCTCTGTGCTTCCCAACTTCAGAAAGGACATAGGGCACTGTCCCGCCGCCCAGGGTTAAGGTGTCAAgtgactgtgaggtgctcagatactgtagcAATGGGGGACAGAGAAGTACCTAAAATATAGACaccccccccagctctaacctattagcccccactcccctcccggagccagggagagaacccaggagacctcGCTCCCAGCGCTGGAGATAGAGGGCATCCATTGGCTGTCTTGATCGCCCGCCCCGTCCCATCCCATCCGGCTCCCGATTGGCCGAGCCGAGCCGTCTCCCCTTCCCATAGGAAGCGGCGCCGATCCACCCCGCCCCAAATTTAAAAGAGattagctccccctccccccaggagagCCGGACCGCAGGACGGGCCGCGCGGGGACAGACGGATTTGGAGGCAGAGGCTCGCTGCAAAGGTACCAGGGCCCCGCGCGAGCcacagctggaggggagggagaccCCTCCCATTCCCGCCACATCTGGATCCAGCCACCAGTGCAGCTGTTTAGGCGGCCTCCCCATTCCTGCCACATCTGGATCCAGCCACCAGTGCAGCTATTTAGGGGAAACCCCCCCCTCATTCCCACCACATCTGGATGCAAGGACCAGTGTGGCTGCAGAGGGGGAATCCCACCCCTGGCCACATCTGGATGTCAGTGCCGGTCTCCTAGGCTTCTTACTTGGGGGACGAGGGGGGTTATCAAGACATGTTgctgggcggggctggggcagggatggagcctgcccccccccccacagctttcCTAGTTCTCAAGTTGGGGTGATGTGCATTCCACTCATTCAATACTACCCCCCTTCCACCCTCACCCTACCACCCCCCTGTGGCCCAGCGGTGCCCCGGactccaggggtcccaggctggcTCAGGCCCTGGTTGATCTATGTGAATCCTGGAAAACAGATCAGTGTGCTAGGATTTGggaatatagatagatagataagtgTATGGAGATGGGTAcatatggggagggagggatggaatgACAGATGGATGtttatggagatggatggatagataaagGGGTGTATATGGGGACAGATGGATCAGTCGGGGTGTATATGGCGatcccccaaccctccctgcagTGCTCCATTCATCCCTGTCACCTGTGTGGGGGCTTGGATTGATGGGTCGATAGTGGGGTGTATATGGGGATGGGTAGACAGGTACATAGGTAGGGGGTGGTGcagggtggatggatggatagaatcATTgtaatgtcaggctggaagggatcttgggaagtcaccaagtccagccccctgtgctgagataGGACCTTTCATGTAAGCATCCACACATCCATCCATTCATTAACCATCCATTCATCAACCATCCATACATCCATCCAAACATTCATCTAACCAGTCATTCATCAACCATCCATACATCCATCCATGAAGCCAGCCAATCAAACATCTCAATATGTCTTGGCTCCTTCCGCTCTATGTcctctccagcagctcctgtccaCCCTGGTTCTCCTTGActcccctggccctcccttcTCTTTCAGGCCCCGGCAATGGCCACTTTCACCCGCCAGGAGTTctaccagcagctgctgcagggctgcatGATACCCActgcccagcaggggctggagcagatcTGGCTTCTGCTGCTCATCTGCCTGGCATGCCGGCTGCTCTGGAGGCTGCGTAAGCAGGTGGCAGGGATGGATGGAGCACTGCAGGGAGGGTTGGTTGGAGGGTTGGTGGGTTGGATGGAGAGAAGGAGGGATGCATGGAGGGTTggttggagggagggatggatggacatATGGACGGTGGGTTGAATGGAGGGTTGGTTGGGGGATTCGTTGGATGTATGGAGAGTTGGATGAGTGCATAGATGGACGGTGGGTTGGATGAATGGCAGGTGGGTTGGATGCATGGAGGGCTGGTTGGCGGGATGGATGGTAGGTTGGTGGGTTGGACGCGTGGAGGGCTGGTTGGTGGGAAGAATGGATGGAAGATAGGTTGGTGGGTTGAACTCATGGAGGGCTGGTAGAAGGGATGAATGGATGGACGGTAGGTTGGTGGGTTGAACGCATGGAGGACTGGTTGGTGGGATGGATGGTGGGTTGGACGCATGGAGGGCTGGTTGGTGGGATGGATGGTAGGTTGGTGGGTTGGACGCATGGAGGACTGGTTGGAGGGCTGGATGGATGGACAGTTGGATGGATGGAAGTGTCCCCACCACAACTccatgttccccctcccccagctctgcctggctaTGCCAAGCACCTCAGCACGGTGGTGGGGGGGTTCTACGCCCTCCACCACTTCTTCCAGCTGCAGATGGTCTGGGTggtgctgctcagcctgctgtgcTACCTGGTTCTCTTCCTGTGCCGGCACTCGGCCCACCGTGGGGTCTTCCTTTCCATCACCATCCTCATCTACCTCCTCATGGGGTGAGgcctgggggggagtggggatgggCCTGGGAAGGGGCACAGAGGGATTCTGGTCTGCAAAGACCTTCTGGGTGGAGGTTGGGGGCGGGGAATGCATGATCCATGGAGAGGAGAAGGCCAGACCCATGAGGGGGAGGGGTCCCTGAAGCCAGATGAGACCCCACAGTACCCCATAGGGACCCTAGCCGAGTCTAGCGAGTGGGAGGAGAAGTGGGAAGACTTGGGTGGaaggcagccctggggcagggaggtgcagtgatgtctggggaggggagccagCCATTGGCTGGGGGGCTGGAGATCAGCTGATCTCACAGGGAGATCCCCACTCGCTCCATTAGTTCCCGTCTCTGATACAGTCCCCATCTTTCTCTCTGGCAGGGAGATGCACATGGTGGATACCGTGACCTGGCATAAAATGAGAGGTGAGACTCTGGGactgggacatggggcctttcccctctagggggtacCAGCTCCCGTCCACCCCCAGGGCAAGGTGGGCTGGCTGGCAGAGGATGTGGGgtgccaggacacctgggttctatctccagctctgggaggggggagtCTCGTGGTTAGAgcggagggtggggctgggagccaggactccagggttctctcCCCTGTCATCCCAGGGTaccccaccccccgcctgccTCTCTCTCCGTGGCAGGGGCCCAGATGATTGTGGCGATGAAGGCTGTGTCCCTGGGCTTCGACCTGGACCGAGGGGAGCTCCCGGCTGTCCCCTCCCCCGTGGAGTTCATGGGCTACATCTACTTTGTGGGCACGGCCATCTTCGGGCCCTGGAGCCGCTTCCGCAGCTACCTCCAGGCAGTGGAGAGCCGGGCCCTGGTGAGAgtctgggtgtggggtgggggaacagcACCCCTGGTGGGTACACCCGGTACTGCACCTGGCGGCCTTTCCCCTTCAGCGGGCACCGGCTCCCCTGTGCCcccagggtggggactggctggcttggggaatggggcaggggcctgttcCCTCCAGGGGGCACCGGCTCCcatccagctccagggctggggaatggggcaggggcctgtcccctctagggggcgccggctcccctGTGCCCCGAGGGTGGAGGCTGGCTGGCTTGTGGGGGGGCATGACAGGACACACTTGCTAAGAGACCCTTCGCCCCGCAGAGCCTCCCCTGGCTGCGAAAGGTGTCCCGGAGCCTCCTCCTCTCCAGCATCTGCCTCCTCGTCTCCACCTGCATCGCCCCCTACCTGTTCTCATACTTCATCCCGCTCTACGGCTACCGGCAGCTCAGGAAGTGAGTGTgtgcatcccctcccccacccagggaaCAGGGGTTAGACCCCACgacctcctgctccctcccactccGCTGCTGCAGGATCCTCCCAGTGTCCTCGAGGCCCCAGTTGGGAGataacccaggagtcctcactctcagcccccctgctctaacccactaaaCCCCCCCACCCTtaacagagccagggagagaacccaggagtcctggctccctgccccagctgctctAGTCCATTAGAcgcccccctccttccccaagccGAGAATAGAActcagaagtcctggctcccagccctcccctgctctaaccactagacatcactcCTACTTCAGTTTTCCACCAGTACCTTGATCCCCTTGTTGCCCCCTCCAATGCCCAGCATCACCCTCCGACCCCCACGAGAGGCACCTTGCTACCGCTGTgactgagagcagcccccaggccagcgtcggcctctgtctctctctctgtttctcactCCTTTTCCCCTTCGCTCTGTGCTCCCGCTCCTCACCTGGGATCCCGCCGGCCTCAGGAGGAAAAGCAAGGCCAGGTAACGGCAGCCCCGGCGTGTGGCAGGTTGGGGGTTCGCTCGCGGGTCGCGCTGCGGCTTGGTGAACGGCTCCTCCGAGCCGCGGCGCATCGGCCCCCTCGCTCCATGACTCTGTTGCCGTCTGGCCTTGCTGTCCTGTTGCTGCAGCGGCTCATTTGCCCCCCTCGGCACTGAGGTCCTGGATCTCTGGCCAGGCTTCATTGCCCGGCTGCCACGGCCCGCAGCTGCGTTCACTCGGAGGTCTGTGGTTCTCAGTGACTCAGCCATGGCTGGCTCCGTGGCCCCG includes:
- the PORCN gene encoding protein-serine O-palmitoleoyltransferase porcupine isoform X1 — encoded protein: MNGWTVGWWVERMEDWLVGWMVGWTHGGLVGGMDGRLVGWTHGGLVGGLDGWTVGWMEVSPPQLHVPPPPALPGYAKHLSTVVGGFYALHHFFQLQMVWVVLLSLLCYLVLFLCRHSAHRGVFLSITILIYLLMGEMHMVDTVTWHKMRGAQMIVAMKAVSLGFDLDRGELPAVPSPVEFMGYIYFVGTAIFGPWSRFRSYLQAVESRALSLPWLRKVSRSLLLSSICLLVSTCIAPYLFSYFIPLYGYRQLRKWLRAYESAISFHFSSYFVGFLSEATATLAGAGFTEEKDNLKWDLTVSRPLNVELPRSMVEVVTSWNLPMSSWLNSYVFKNSLQLGTFSAVIVTYAASALLHGLSFHLAAVLLSLGFITYVEHVLRKRLSVIFDACLLSKRCPPGCPHRHNTNLWVRLLNLLFGALAVFHLAYLGSLFDMDADDTVEEQGYSMSYTIYKWSELSWASHWVTFGCWVFYRLIG
- the EBP gene encoding 3-beta-hydroxysteroid-Delta(8),Delta(7)-isomerase translates to MGLEAEPLTAPHPYWPRDLEIGRYVPNDRPTWHSLAFLFSVSAALLALTWRAAGWRGWVGAPMRPGRRLALCWFALCGFIHGVIEGWFSLYYTDIPGDQSFLSQLWKEYAKGDSRYVIEDNFTVCMETITAWAWGPLSLWTVLAFLQRQPHRYVLQLVVSLGQLYGDVLYFYTEYREGFAHSEMWHPLYFWFYFVFMNALWIIIPSILLLDAWGHLSAAQRALDSVKAKRH
- the PORCN gene encoding protein-serine O-palmitoleoyltransferase porcupine isoform X2 — protein: MATFTRQEFYQQLLQGCMIPTAQQGLEQIWLLLLICLACRLLWRLPLPGYAKHLSTVVGGFYALHHFFQLQMVWVVLLSLLCYLVLFLCRHSAHRGVFLSITILIYLLMGEMHMVDTVTWHKMRGAQMIVAMKAVSLGFDLDRGELPAVPSPVEFMGYIYFVGTAIFGPWSRFRSYLQAVESRALSLPWLRKVSRSLLLSSICLLVSTCIAPYLFSYFIPLYGYRQLRKWLRAYESAISFHFSSYFVGFLSEATATLAGAGFTEEKDNLKWDLTVSRPLNVELPRSMVEVVTSWNLPMSSWLNSYVFKNSLQLGTFSAVIVTYAASALLHGLSFHLAAVLLSLGFITYVEHVLRKRLSVIFDACLLSKRCPPGCPHRHNTNLWVRLLNLLFGALAVFHLAYLGSLFDMDADDTVEEQGYSMSYTIYKWSELSWASHWVTFGCWVFYRLIG